AGCTAGAAGCGGCGACGCGCCAGAGGGACCACCTCCTCCTCATCGGCGACGCCGGCGGTGACGCCGACCAGGAACGCGCTCACATCAGCTCGTTCATCGGTCGCAAGGTCGACGGTCTCATCCTCGTCTCGGTGCGGGACCAGCAGGCCCTCATCAGCCTCGACACCGGCGGCGTTCCCGTGGTCGCGCTGCACCAGATGCCGCCCGGCTCCTCCGCGTCGAGCCTGTCGATCTCGTCCGTGGATGCCGCCCGCGAGGCCGCTCAGCACCTGGTCGAGCACGGCTACGAAAGCATCGGCGTGCTTACCGGTCCCATCGGCTCACCAGGCACGGACGAGCACCTCATCGGCGTCAGACAGGCTGTCGCGCACGCGCCGCACACCCGGATCGAGCACCGGGCCACGCCCGTCTCCAGGTACGCCGCACGGGACCTGCTCAGGACGTGGCTCGGCTCTCAAAATCGGCCGAGGTCCGTGTACTGCGCGACCGACGAGCAGGCATTCGGTGTCCTGAATGCAGCCTGGGAGGCAGGTCTGGCAGTCCCTGACGACCTCGCCGTCATGGGTGGCGACGGCACTCAGGACTGTGAGGTCACGGTCCCACCTCTCACCGCGCTGCGTCGC
The window above is part of the Micromonospora inositola genome. Proteins encoded here:
- a CDS encoding LacI family DNA-binding transcriptional regulator, translating into MSYVFNNGPRPVAAATRERVLQAAEELQYRPNVLARALSAGRTLSIGLVVPHIRNPYFAALAEQLEAATRQRDHLLLIGDAGGDADQERAHISSFIGRKVDGLILVSVRDQQALISLDTGGVPVVALHQMPPGSSASSLSISSVDAAREAAQHLVEHGYESIGVLTGPIGSPGTDEHLIGVRQAVAHAPHTRIEHRATPVSRYAARDLLRTWLGSQNRPRSVYCATDEQAFGVLNAAWEAGLAVPDDLAVMGGDGTQDCEVTVPPLTALRRPVADLASRAVELLLDRDPSEGPVHLTLEHDLVCRVSCGC